Proteins from one Bacillus spongiae genomic window:
- a CDS encoding SDR family oxidoreductase produces the protein MDKKFILITGASGGIGYELAHLFAKDRHNLLLVARNEQKLTELANTLASTYSIEAKVLPKDLTNPQAPQEIFDYCQSEGMTIDGLVNNAGFGNFGLFAETDLVKEMEMVQVNITALTYLTKLFLPKMVERKSGKIMNVASTAAFQPGPYLANYSATKAYVLSLTEAIANEVKGTGVSVSALCPGPTETGFQSAANMDNSKNFEAGKVMDVKSVAKAGYNGLMNGKTTIIPGKMNFIMATSVRFGPRKLIPSIVRKMVEPKS, from the coding sequence TTGGATAAAAAATTTATACTTATAACAGGGGCTTCTGGAGGAATTGGCTATGAACTAGCCCACTTATTTGCCAAGGATCGTCATAATCTACTACTCGTTGCTCGAAATGAACAAAAACTGACGGAATTAGCCAATACATTAGCTTCTACCTATTCTATCGAGGCAAAAGTTTTACCGAAGGACTTAACAAATCCACAAGCGCCTCAAGAAATCTTCGATTATTGTCAAAGTGAAGGAATGACTATTGATGGTCTCGTAAACAATGCTGGGTTTGGAAATTTCGGTTTGTTTGCCGAAACAGATTTAGTGAAAGAAATGGAAATGGTTCAAGTCAATATAACGGCTCTTACCTACTTAACTAAACTATTTTTACCGAAGATGGTTGAACGTAAATCAGGTAAAATAATGAACGTTGCTTCAACAGCCGCTTTTCAACCTGGTCCCTATTTAGCGAATTATTCCGCAACAAAAGCCTATGTACTTTCTCTTACAGAAGCAATTGCGAATGAAGTAAAGGGTACAGGGGTATCTGTCAGTGCGCTTTGTCCGGGTCCAACCGAAACTGGTTTTCAATCGGCGGCGAATATGGATAACTCGAAGAATTTCGAAGCTGGAAAAGTGATGGATGTAAAATCCGTAGCGAAAGCTGGTTATAACGGCTTAATGAATGGAAAAACAACCATCATTCCTGGGAAAATGAACTTTATCATGGCTACATCAGTTCGTTTTGGTCCTCGAAAATTAATCCCAAGTATTGTTCGAAAAATGGTCGAACCGAAATCATAA
- a CDS encoding DUF4279 domain-containing protein: MAYFSAVADEFPVEAFTNTLVIEPTKTYKKGDVIERPNNPHLVSTKIRYRIETNWTISTGYQESYDINNQLNVILNSIEGKTEQLKLLKEKYGLEYFFMVVIQVENNEKPAMYLRKNIIDFASSIQAEIHFDLYIFS, encoded by the coding sequence ATGGCTTATTTTAGTGCAGTGGCTGATGAGTTTCCTGTGGAGGCATTTACAAACACCCTTGTTATTGAGCCAACAAAAACTTATAAAAAGGGAGATGTTATTGAAAGACCTAATAATCCCCATCTTGTATCCACGAAAATCAGATACAGAATAGAAACTAATTGGACTATAAGCACTGGATACCAAGAATCATACGATATAAATAATCAGTTGAACGTAATTCTAAATTCGATTGAAGGGAAAACGGAACAATTAAAACTTCTCAAGGAGAAATACGGTTTAGAGTATTTTTTTATGGTAGTGATTCAAGTTGAGAATAACGAAAAGCCAGCTATGTATTTACGGAAAAACATTATTGATTTTGCTAGTTCAATTCAAGCGGAAATTCATTTTGATTTGTATATATTTAGTTAA
- a CDS encoding endonuclease/exonuclease/phosphatase family protein — protein MKTRCIRLLTILLLSFTLFSVDSIGAKAASTTGSFSLLTYNVAGLWDPISSSNPAVNTEQISPRLNHYDLVLVQEDFNYHKDLISKVNHEYLSSHSGVMAFGDGLNRMSIFPFSNFKREDWDDCYGIFSAGSDCLTPKGFSFARHEVADGVFIDVYNLHADAGSNDKDFNVRKKNFLQVLSRIDQWSKGQAVIVTGDFNSHWKDVDGVRQFAEVGFSDAWAEWHNNGEIPAVGVSGGRIDKILYRSGDDVTIDITEYAVPHEDFLDRNGNKLSDHKPVSAQFEFHY, from the coding sequence ATGAAAACAAGATGTATTCGTTTACTAACTATTCTATTACTAAGTTTCACTTTATTTTCTGTTGATTCCATTGGCGCAAAAGCAGCTAGTACTACTGGTTCATTTTCATTATTAACCTATAATGTGGCCGGTTTATGGGATCCCATTTCCTCTTCTAACCCAGCTGTGAATACCGAACAAATAAGTCCAAGATTAAATCATTATGACCTTGTTCTCGTACAGGAGGATTTTAACTATCATAAAGACCTTATTTCAAAGGTGAATCATGAGTACCTATCTTCTCATTCTGGGGTAATGGCTTTTGGAGACGGATTAAACAGAATGTCTATTTTCCCATTTTCTAATTTTAAACGCGAGGATTGGGATGACTGTTATGGTATCTTTTCTGCCGGCTCCGACTGCCTAACGCCAAAAGGATTTTCATTTGCTAGGCATGAAGTGGCCGACGGTGTGTTTATTGATGTTTATAATTTACATGCAGACGCTGGTAGCAACGATAAAGACTTTAACGTTCGAAAAAAGAACTTTTTGCAAGTCTTATCGAGAATAGACCAATGGTCCAAAGGTCAAGCTGTCATCGTAACGGGGGATTTCAACAGTCATTGGAAGGATGTTGATGGTGTTCGTCAATTTGCAGAGGTCGGATTCTCTGATGCATGGGCAGAATGGCATAACAACGGGGAAATTCCAGCTGTTGGTGTATCTGGTGGACGAATAGACAAGATTTTATACCGAAGTGGGGATGATGTTACAATAGATATTACAGAGTACGCTGTTCCTCATGAGGACTTTTTAGATCGTAATGGCAATAAATTATCCGATCACAAGCCTGTATCTGCACAATTTGAATTTCATTATTAA